Proteins from one Ananas comosus cultivar F153 linkage group 5, ASM154086v1, whole genome shotgun sequence genomic window:
- the LOC109710991 gene encoding serine/threonine-protein kinase RIO1-like isoform X2, which produces MAESAMGELLPQSRGGGEDDVEKVVMEEEEEEEEEEVWSSDSEVGDALDWLDAREGYDAAASPAAAAASAAASFSGGAAAARRPNAHGGVLSRPLQPLANRNQKFSSHIRAKPLEEWEGRLDVGMSNSVATAIRDSVREMAIGKTRNTEKADRATVEQAIDPRTRMVLFKMLNRGVFNDINGCISTGKEANVYHATKADGQELAVKVYKTSVLVFKDRDRYVQGDYRFRHGYCKHNPRKMVKTWAEKEMRNLLRVRAAGIRCPMPLLLRLHVLVMEFIGKAGWAAPRLKDAALSEDKLREAYVEIITTMRTLYQKCKLVHGDLSEYNILYFEEFFRKHGVAVMTVKELFDFVIDPSIADEDVDEYLGKIQQKVLERGGSVANDDEIAPTVFVQTLDYVKQCEADLVQMAMLSRPTFAYEPTAEKIYDQPLLGFVNTRTEAAQQQQKWQLEEKAEAKAEAVPNNPLEPLEKDLQSKCSVEGKFESETDEDESCTDSDEDGSWVEAEQKKGPEERRAERKENKKKVKEEKRESRKTKIPKAEKKRRKKLAKAKCKR; this is translated from the exons ATGGCCGAATCCGCCATGGGAGAGCTCCTACCGCAgagtagaggaggaggagaagacgATGTAGAAAAGGTGGTAatggaagaggaggaggaagaagaggaagaggaggtgtGGTCCTCCGATTCGGAGGTGGGAGACGCCCTAGACTGGTTGGACGCGCGGGAGGGTTacgacgccgccgcctccccggccgcggccgccgcctccgccgccgcctccttctccggcggtgccgccgccgcgcgccgccccAACGCCCACGGCGGCGTCCTCTCCCGGCCCCTCCAGCCCCTCGCCAATCGGAACCAGAAGTTCTCCTCCCACATCCGCGCCAAGCCCTTAGAG GAATGGGAAGGGAGATTGGATGTGGGGATGTCGAATTCAGTGGCGACGGCAATACGGGATAGCGTTCGGGAGATGGCGATTGGGAAAACGAGGAATACGGAGAAAGCGGATCGTGCCACTGTTgagcag gctATTGATCCAAGAACTCGAATGGTTTTGTTCAAAATGTTGAATCGTGGGGTTTTTAACGACATTAATGGTTGCATTTCAACTGGGAAAGAG GCTAATGTTTATCACGCAACTAAAGCTGATGGCCAGGAATTAGCAGTCAAAGTGTACAAAACTTCTGTTCTTGTTTTCAA GGACAGAGATAGGTATGTACAAGGAGATTATCGTTTCAGACATGGTTACTGCAAGCACAACCCAAGGAAAATGGTAAAAACCTGGGCAGAGAAAGAAATGCGGAATCTTTTGCG AGTAAGAGCTGCGGGAATCAGGTGCCCAATGCCATTACTCTTAAGACTTCATGTCTTGGTCATGGAATTTATAG GAAAGGCAGGTTGGGCTGCTCCTCGCCTTAAGGATGCTGCTCTTTCAGAAGACAAGTTGCGTGAAGCTTATGTAGAG ATAATTACAACAATGCGAACATTGTACCAGAAGTGCAAATTGGTTCATGGTGATTTGAGTGAATACAACATACTCTATTTTGAG GAGTTCTTTAGGAAACATGGAGTTGCTGTAATGACAGTCAAGGAATTATTTGATTTCGTGATTGACCCATCAATTGCGGATGAAGATGTCGATGAGTATCTAGGAAAG ATTCAGCAAAAAGTTTTGGAAAGAGGAGGTTCAGTGGCCAATGATGACGAAATTGCCCCAACAGTGTTTGTGCAG acgTTGGACTATGTAAAGCAATGCGAGGCAGATCTCGTTCAGATGGCGATGCTTTCACGCCCTACTTTTGCTTACGAGCCGACAGCAGAAAAGATTTATGACCAGCCCCTTTTAGGGTTTGTAAACACTCGAACTGAAGCCGCCCAACAGCAGCAAAAGTGGCAGCTGGAAGAAAAGGCGGAAGCAAAAGCAGAAGCGGTTCCAAACAATCCTCTGGAGCCCTTGGAGAAGGACCTCCAAAGTAAGTGTTCTGTGGAGGGTAAATTCGAATCAGAGACAGACGAAGATGAATCTTGCACGGACTCTGATGAAGACGGTTCTTGGGTCGAGGCGGAGCAGAAGAAGGGTCCAGAAGAGAGGAGGGCGGAGCGCAAGGAGAATAAGAAGAAAgtgaaggaagagaagagagagtctCGCAAGACTAAGATCCCAAAGGccgagaagaagaggaggaagaagttGGCCAAAGCCAAGTGCAAGAGGTAG
- the LOC109710991 gene encoding serine/threonine-protein kinase RIO1-like isoform X1 has translation MAESAMGELLPQSRGGGEDDVEKVVMEEEEEEEEEEVWSSDSEVGDALDWLDAREGYDAAASPAAAAASAAASFSGGAAAARRPNAHGGVLSRPLQPLANRNQKFSSHIRAKPLEEWEGRLDVGMSNSVATAIRDSVREMAIGKTRNTEKADRATVEQAIDPRTRMVLFKMLNRGVFNDINGCISTGKEANVYHATKADGQELAVKVYKTSVLVFKDRDRYVQGDYRFRHGYCKHNPRKMVKTWAEKEMRNLLRVRAAGIRCPMPLLLRLHVLVMEFIGKAGWAAPRLKDAALSEDKLREAYVEIITTMRTLYQKCKLVHGDLSEYNILYFEGHLYIIDVSQSVDLDHPSALDFLKEDCLHVTEFFRKHGVAVMTVKELFDFVIDPSIADEDVDEYLGKIQQKVLERGGSVANDDEIAPTVFVQTLDYVKQCEADLVQMAMLSRPTFAYEPTAEKIYDQPLLGFVNTRTEAAQQQQKWQLEEKAEAKAEAVPNNPLEPLEKDLQSKCSVEGKFESETDEDESCTDSDEDGSWVEAEQKKGPEERRAERKENKKKVKEEKRESRKTKIPKAEKKRRKKLAKAKCKR, from the exons ATGGCCGAATCCGCCATGGGAGAGCTCCTACCGCAgagtagaggaggaggagaagacgATGTAGAAAAGGTGGTAatggaagaggaggaggaagaagaggaagaggaggtgtGGTCCTCCGATTCGGAGGTGGGAGACGCCCTAGACTGGTTGGACGCGCGGGAGGGTTacgacgccgccgcctccccggccgcggccgccgcctccgccgccgcctccttctccggcggtgccgccgccgcgcgccgccccAACGCCCACGGCGGCGTCCTCTCCCGGCCCCTCCAGCCCCTCGCCAATCGGAACCAGAAGTTCTCCTCCCACATCCGCGCCAAGCCCTTAGAG GAATGGGAAGGGAGATTGGATGTGGGGATGTCGAATTCAGTGGCGACGGCAATACGGGATAGCGTTCGGGAGATGGCGATTGGGAAAACGAGGAATACGGAGAAAGCGGATCGTGCCACTGTTgagcag gctATTGATCCAAGAACTCGAATGGTTTTGTTCAAAATGTTGAATCGTGGGGTTTTTAACGACATTAATGGTTGCATTTCAACTGGGAAAGAG GCTAATGTTTATCACGCAACTAAAGCTGATGGCCAGGAATTAGCAGTCAAAGTGTACAAAACTTCTGTTCTTGTTTTCAA GGACAGAGATAGGTATGTACAAGGAGATTATCGTTTCAGACATGGTTACTGCAAGCACAACCCAAGGAAAATGGTAAAAACCTGGGCAGAGAAAGAAATGCGGAATCTTTTGCG AGTAAGAGCTGCGGGAATCAGGTGCCCAATGCCATTACTCTTAAGACTTCATGTCTTGGTCATGGAATTTATAG GAAAGGCAGGTTGGGCTGCTCCTCGCCTTAAGGATGCTGCTCTTTCAGAAGACAAGTTGCGTGAAGCTTATGTAGAG ATAATTACAACAATGCGAACATTGTACCAGAAGTGCAAATTGGTTCATGGTGATTTGAGTGAATACAACATACTCTATTTTGAG GGGCACCTGTATATAATTGATGTTTCTCAATCTGTGGATCTCGATCATCCATCTGCATTAGACTTCCTTAAGGAAGATTGCTTACATGTCACT GAGTTCTTTAGGAAACATGGAGTTGCTGTAATGACAGTCAAGGAATTATTTGATTTCGTGATTGACCCATCAATTGCGGATGAAGATGTCGATGAGTATCTAGGAAAG ATTCAGCAAAAAGTTTTGGAAAGAGGAGGTTCAGTGGCCAATGATGACGAAATTGCCCCAACAGTGTTTGTGCAG acgTTGGACTATGTAAAGCAATGCGAGGCAGATCTCGTTCAGATGGCGATGCTTTCACGCCCTACTTTTGCTTACGAGCCGACAGCAGAAAAGATTTATGACCAGCCCCTTTTAGGGTTTGTAAACACTCGAACTGAAGCCGCCCAACAGCAGCAAAAGTGGCAGCTGGAAGAAAAGGCGGAAGCAAAAGCAGAAGCGGTTCCAAACAATCCTCTGGAGCCCTTGGAGAAGGACCTCCAAAGTAAGTGTTCTGTGGAGGGTAAATTCGAATCAGAGACAGACGAAGATGAATCTTGCACGGACTCTGATGAAGACGGTTCTTGGGTCGAGGCGGAGCAGAAGAAGGGTCCAGAAGAGAGGAGGGCGGAGCGCAAGGAGAATAAGAAGAAAgtgaaggaagagaagagagagtctCGCAAGACTAAGATCCCAAAGGccgagaagaagaggaggaagaagttGGCCAAAGCCAAGTGCAAGAGGTAG
- the LOC109710462 gene encoding uncharacterized protein LOC109710462 — MASATATASAAAAVPGLSFRRAVVGLRRPAAAPPPLRNWRLRASFPSSSFFATLKRSPKRLKYSSQRLFKKGEGMVYVKVDPSGEDTWKLEPIIDLIKEGAVGVIPTDTVYSIVCDLKIPSSIERLRRIKGIGDSKPLSILCHSLKDIDTYTTGFPRGNNQGQTNIFRAVKHCLPGPYTFILPASKQLPKQCIRNGATTKYAQRKHVGVRIPDDVICQAILQRLDAPLICTSVKWPSEDQWILDPAIIADVYEKEGLDFVVDGGLRVADPSTVVDMTGSYPRIIRQGKGPKLDWMVAEGEDHGPQPELAVLQAA, encoded by the exons ATGgcctccgccaccgccaccgcctccgccgccgccgccgtgccgGGACTCTCCTTCCGCCGCGCCGTCGTCGGACTCCGCCgcccggcggcggcgccgccgcccctTCGGAATTGGCGTCTCCGCGCCTcgttcccctcctcctccttcttcgcGACGCTGAAGCGAAGCCCTAAGCGGTTGAAGTACTCGTCTCAGCGCCTCTTCAAG AAGGGAGAGGGGATGGTATACGTGAAGGTGGACCCTTCGGGAGAGGATACGTGGAAGCTGGAGCCTATCATCGATCTCATTAAGGAAGGAGCAGTTGGGGTAATCCCCACGGATACTGT CTACTCAATTGTTTGTGATCTGAAAATTCCCTCTTCCATTGAGCGCCTTCGCAG AATCAAAGGCATAGGAGACTCAAAG CCACTTAGTATTCTGTGCCACTCTTTGAAAGACATAGACACCTACACAACAGGATTTCCTCGTGGTAATAACCAAGGTCAAACAAATATATTTCGAGCTGTTAAACATTGTTTGCCTGGGCCG TACACTTTTATTTTACCTGCGAGTAAACAACTGCCAAAACAATGCATAAGAAATGGAGCCACTACTAAATATGCACAAAGGAAGCATGTTGGTGTTCGTATACCAGATGATGTCATATGCCAAGCTATATTGCAGAGGTTGGATGCGCCTTTGATATGCACAAG TGTGAAGTGGCCTTCTGAAGATCAGTGGATACTTGATCCTGCTATTATTGCAGATGTTTACGAGAAAGAG GGTCTTGATTTTGTAGTTGATGGTGGTCTCAGAGTGGCTGACCCATCCACTGTTGTTGATATGACTGGAAGCTATCCTAGGATAATTCGACAAGGAAAG GGCCCAAAGTTAGACTGGATGGTAGCGGAAGGCGAAGATCATGGTCCACAACCAGAGCTGGCTGTTCTTCAAGCGGCTTGA
- the LOC109710464 gene encoding homeotic protein female sterile-like, whose amino-acid sequence MELITSPEEEEEEQCSPRKSGSDCVASADFEFWSMVGNSSTSTTSTNNNAAAAADLSSSSFFPSFLTADELFVDGVLLPLHLLSLPSQPNPTTTATTDNTNASQQHHEQEDEEEGEEGGGGGGEAKQEEPPPPPPPPPPNPQQHPPHFVSPPPPSSPPPIASYSIWRELFKLARERKLEERERRNSSGSTTNSSSSNTSNTSNTTTTTTNNNNSSSSGKEMRRGSAGSHAELININIWPFSRSRSCGESSAKPPAATATATATATTNLRRWAPRVSRVGPNGGIHLGRTGPVTIWQLRKKSKSKSSQELEKSNIRGGDENGADSSSSSSKKGSGGGGGGGVRVLNLNVNTCIGYPNPAGCRAGGSGRRSGNTSSGSDGGDSGGGGGGGGGGDGGGGNGSMFNLRTIFSKKVY is encoded by the coding sequence atggagTTAATAACATCaccagaagaagaagaagaggaacagTGCTCCCCTCGGAAAAGCGGCAGCGACTGCGTCGCCTCCGCCGACTTCGAATTCTGGTCGATGGTGGGCAACAGCAGTACTAGTACTACTTCTACTAATAAtaacgccgccgccgccgccgacctctcctcctcctcatttTTCCCTTCGTTCCTCACCGCCGACGAGCTCTTCGTCGACGGcgtcctcctccccctccacctcctctccctcccctcccAACCCAaccccaccaccaccgccaccaccgACAACACAAACGCATCCCAACAACACCATGAACAAGAAGacgaggaggaaggagaagaaggaggaggaggaggaggagaagcaaAACAAGAagaaccaccaccaccaccaccaccaccaccaccgaaTCCGCAACAACACCCACCACACTTCGTctcccctcctcccccttccTCCCCTCCCCCGATCGCCTCTTACAGCATCTGGAGAGAGCTATTCAAGCTCGCCAGAGAGCGAAAGctcgaggagagagaaagaagaaacagCAGCGGCAGCACCactaacagcagcagcagcaatacTAGCAATACTAGtaatactactactactactactaataataataatagcagcAGCAGCGGTAAGGAGATGAGGAGGGGAAGTGCCGGCAGCCACGCGGAGCTGATAAACATCAACATCTGGCCCTTTTCACGCAGCCGCTCCTGCGGAGAGTCCTCCGCCAAGCCGCCTgctgccaccgccaccgccaccgccaccgccaccacaAACCTAAGAAGGTGGGCCCCACGCGTGAGCCGCGTCGGGCCCAACGGCGGCATCCACCTCGGCCGGACCGGCCCGGTGACGATATGGCAGCTGCGGAAAAAGAGCAAGAGCAAGAGCAGCCAAGAATTAGAGAAATCAAATATTCGCGGCGGCGATGAAAACGGTGCcgacagcagcagcagcagcagcaagaaaGGATCGGGAGGCGGTGGCGGGGGCGGAGTTCGGGTGCTAAATTTGAACGTGAACACCTGCATCGGGTACCCGAACCCGGCGGGGTGCCGGGCCGGAGGCAGTGGTCGGAGGAGCGGCAACACTAGTAGCGGCAGTGATGGCGGTGATagtggcggcggtggcggtggcggtggtggtggtgatggtggtggAGGGAATGGGAGTATGTTTAATCTAAGAACCATTTTCTCTAAGAAGGTTTATTAA